AAGCTCGCATCATCGTCAACGAGCTGCCGTACCAGGTCATCAAAGCGAAGCTGATCGAGAAAATCGCCGAACTCGTGCGCGAGAAGCGGCTTGAAGGCATTACCGATCTGCGCGATGAATCGGATCGGAACGGCATGCGTATCGTCATCGAGCTGCGCAAAGACGTTAATCCGAACGTCGTGCTTAACAATTTGTATAAGCAGACGTCGATGCAGCTCAACTTCGGCATTAACATGCTCGCGCTCGTGAAAGGCGAACCGAAGGTGCTTAATCTTCGGGATATTCTCCACCACTACATCGAGCATCAAATCGAGGTCATCCGCAGACGGACCGAGTACGACCTGAAGAAAGCGCGGGCTCGCGCTCACATTCTCGAAGGTCTCCGAATTGCGCTCGACCACCTCGACGAAGTGATTGCGCTCATTCGCGCGTCGCGGACGACGGAAGAAGCCCGCGAAGGGTTGATGACGCAGTTCGCGCTGTCCGAGGAGCAGGCGCAAGCGATTCTCGATATGCGTCTCCAGCGTTTAACGGGGTTGGAGCGGGAGAAAATCGAGAACGAATACGCCGAGTTGATCAAGAAAATCGCCGAATACGAAGCGATTCTCGCCGACAACCAGCTCGTCCTCGGCATTATCGCCGACGAGCTGACTGAGGTTCGCCAGCGGTTCGCCGACGAACGGCGTACGGAAATTACGATCGGCGAGGAGACGATTCTCGACGAGGATTTGATCCCGCAGGAAGAAGTGCTGATCACGATTTCCCATACCGGATATATCAAGCGTATTCCGGTCGCGGCATACCGGAGTCAAAAGCGCGGCGGCCGCGGCGTCATCGGCATGGAAACGAAAGAAGACGATTTCGTCGAACATTTGTTCGTAACAAACACGCACAACTACTTGCTCTTCGTCACGAACAAAGGCAAGGCGTATCGTCTGAAGGCGTACGAAGTGCCGGAGCTCGGCCGCACCGCGCGCGGAACGCCGGTCATCAACCTGATCCAGATCGAACAAGGCGAGCGCGTCAGCGCCGTCATCCCGATCAAGGAGTTCGGCGACGCGGATAAGTACTTGTTCTTCGCGACGCGCCACGGCATCGTCAAGAAGACGCCGCTTAGCGATTTCTCCAACATTCGGAAAGTCGGTCTGATCGCCCTCGTGCTTCGCGACGACGACGAGCTGGTCGGCGTACGCATGACGGACGGCAACCGCCAAATCGTCATGGGCACGAAGCAAGGCATGTCGATCCGCTATCCGGAATCGGAAGTGCGGGCGATGGGACGCGCGGCGACCGGCGTCAAGGGCATCACTCTCTCCGAAAACGACGAAGTGATCGACATGGACGTCGTTGACGAGCAGGACGACGTGCTGATCGTGACGTCGAAGGGCTACGGCAAACGGACGCCGATGAACGAATACCGGATTCAGTCTCGCGGCGGCAAAGGCATCAAGACGTTGAACCTTACGCCGAAGAACGGGTATGTCGTCGGTTTGAAGGTCGTACGCGAAAACCAGGATCTGATGATCATTACCGCT
Above is a window of Paenibacillus sp. DNA encoding:
- the gyrA gene encoding DNA gyrase subunit A produces the protein MSDERVQHIQERDIGTEMRTSFMDYAMSIIVSRALPDVRDGLKPVHRRILFAMSELGMSPDKPYKKSARIVGEVIGKYHPHGDSAVYETMVRMAQDFSLRYMLVDGHGNFGSIDGDAAAAMRYTEARLSKIAMELLRDLNKETIDFVPNYDGEEHEPAVLPARFPNLLVNGVSGIAVGMATNIPPHNLGEVIDGVLMLIRNPDATPMDLMSVIKGPDFPTGGFILGREGIRQAYSTGRGSVTMRARAEIEETNGKARIIVNELPYQVIKAKLIEKIAELVREKRLEGITDLRDESDRNGMRIVIELRKDVNPNVVLNNLYKQTSMQLNFGINMLALVKGEPKVLNLRDILHHYIEHQIEVIRRRTEYDLKKARARAHILEGLRIALDHLDEVIALIRASRTTEEAREGLMTQFALSEEQAQAILDMRLQRLTGLEREKIENEYAELIKKIAEYEAILADNQLVLGIIADELTEVRQRFADERRTEITIGEETILDEDLIPQEEVLITISHTGYIKRIPVAAYRSQKRGGRGVIGMETKEDDFVEHLFVTNTHNYLLFVTNKGKAYRLKAYEVPELGRTARGTPVINLIQIEQGERVSAVIPIKEFGDADKYLFFATRHGIVKKTPLSDFSNIRKVGLIALVLRDDDELVGVRMTDGNRQIVMGTKQGMSIRYPESEVRAMGRAATGVKGITLSENDEVIDMDVVDEQDDVLIVTSKGYGKRTPMNEYRIQSRGGKGIKTLNLTPKNGYVVGLKVVRENQDLMIITASGTVIRTSMEGISTMGRNTQGVRLIHTREDDEVATVTQVDRGENDVEGGEDHGAPDIPETLE